One part of the Pseudomonadota bacterium genome encodes these proteins:
- a CDS encoding LptA/OstA family protein yields the protein MAEPPPPLHIKQAAQAPLQIDARGGLKCDRKTQKCTAKNNVRVQKGIFVMHCDELTAFLHKQKDGKSVVRRIDARGKIRFTGAPGEKGSATRILYDLGTNSLVLTGHGNKLDVGDSTACLNGWWPVVQREQHVLCGQTLTVHLYQRARGRDRIKGVDAEGGVVFSTPIEFSTSDSIVYNVATKQAVLRGDVIVDRREGQVKGPFALLDMSLNKHQVLRHDPFDEGCELAERPMAFVRLKNIDRKALKPKQ from the coding sequence ATGGCTGAACCACCACCACCACTACACATCAAACAAGCCGCACAAGCTCCCTTGCAAATTGACGCGCGAGGCGGTTTAAAGTGCGATCGCAAAACACAAAAATGTACAGCCAAAAACAACGTCAGAGTGCAAAAGGGAATTTTTGTTATGCATTGTGATGAGTTGACTGCTTTTTTGCACAAGCAAAAGGACGGTAAAAGTGTGGTGCGGCGAATTGATGCCCGTGGCAAAATTCGCTTTACTGGAGCCCCTGGTGAGAAGGGATCTGCTACCCGCATTCTGTATGATCTTGGAACAAACAGTCTCGTTTTAACGGGCCATGGAAATAAGTTGGATGTGGGAGATAGTACTGCATGTTTGAATGGATGGTGGCCAGTTGTGCAGCGAGAACAGCATGTATTATGCGGCCAGACCCTTACTGTTCATTTGTATCAAAGGGCTCGTGGACGTGATCGCATCAAAGGCGTGGACGCTGAAGGTGGTGTTGTGTTTTCCACCCCCATTGAGTTCAGCACCAGTGATTCGATTGTCTATAATGTCGCAACAAAGCAAGCTGTTTTAAGGGGTGACGTGATTGTTGATCGCAGAGAAGGTCAAGTAAAGGGTCCGTTTGCCTTGTTGGATATGTCTCTTAACAAGCACCAAGTGCTGCGGCATGACCCGTTTGATGAGGGTTGTGAACTTGCAGAAAGGCCTATGGCTTTTGTGCGCTTAAAAAATATTGACCGAAAAGCTTTAAAGCCTAAGCAATAG
- the lptC gene encoding LPS export ABC transporter periplasmic protein LptC yields the protein MVGKNSLPRPVDRSHEWRCSRRLRFWVTPVKFGFPVLATIILALVLFWPKVQELSGKKPKSGIQKTIHSKRVLENELQRPRMKSLNSKGRAYMVQAVNAVQANGEHAELSGKLNRPHGEMELDDGSLLEFWADKGNFSQQDNLLHLSGNVHITTSKGYDFRTQSADFDFVNNQGEGHEPVTGIGPTRENIEAQGFKITGKGDDIQFLGQTRLTLYTK from the coding sequence ATGGTTGGTAAAAATTCCCTACCACGTCCTGTTGATCGCAGCCACGAGTGGCGTTGCTCAAGAAGATTGCGTTTTTGGGTCACTCCTGTGAAGTTTGGGTTTCCTGTTTTGGCTACCATAATTCTTGCTTTGGTTTTGTTCTGGCCAAAGGTACAAGAACTATCTGGTAAAAAACCAAAATCTGGCATTCAAAAAACCATTCATTCTAAAAGGGTTCTAGAGAATGAATTACAACGGCCGCGCATGAAATCATTGAATAGCAAAGGACGGGCATATATGGTGCAAGCTGTTAATGCAGTTCAGGCTAATGGTGAACATGCAGAGTTAAGCGGGAAATTAAATCGTCCGCACGGTGAAATGGAATTGGATGATGGAAGTTTGTTGGAATTTTGGGCAGATAAGGGAAATTTTTCTCAGCAGGATAATCTGCTGCACCTTTCAGGTAATGTGCATATTACAACAAGTAAGGGGTACGATTTTCGCACGCAATCTGCTGATTTTGACTTTGTCAATAATCAGGGTGAGGGGCATGAGCCGGTGACAGGAATCGGTCCTACCAGAGAGAATATTGAAGCACAAGGGTTTAAAATTACAGGCAAGGGGGATGATATACAGTTCTTGGGCCAAACTCGCCTGACATTGTATACGAAATAA